A single genomic interval of Bos javanicus breed banteng chromosome 8, ARS-OSU_banteng_1.0, whole genome shotgun sequence harbors:
- the ABITRAM gene encoding protein Abitram produces MTTEPKDPVDDLAPEPAVPSLVDRYFTRWYKADVKGKPCEDHCILQHSNRICVITLAGSHPVLQSGKTIKSISYQISTNCSRLQNKVSGKFKRGAQFLTELAPLCKIYCSDGEEYTISSCVRGRLMEVNENILHKPSILQEKPSTEGYIAVVLPKFEESKSITEGLLTQKEYEEVVVKRLRATTAAS; encoded by the exons ATGACTACCGAGCCCAAGGACCCTGTGGACGACTTGGCTCCCGAGCCTGCGGTGCCGTCGCTTGTGGATCGTTACTTTACTCGCTGGTACAAAGCAG ATGTCAAAGGAAAACCCTGTGAAGACCACTGTATACTACAGCACTCTAACCG AATATGTGTCATCACGTTGGCAGGATCTCATCCAGTTCTTCAAAGtggaaaaacaattaaaagcaTTTCTTATCAAATCAGTACCAACTGTAGCAGACTTCAGAACAAAGTCTCTGGGAAATTTAAGCGG GGGGCACAGTTTCTCACAGAACTTGCACCTCTGTGTAAGATTTACTGCTCAGATGGAGAAGAATATACCATATCTAG ctgTGTTAGAGGACGGTTGATGGAAGTGAATGAAAACATTCTCCATAAACCATCTATTCTTCAAGAGAAG CCATCTACTGAGGGCTACATTGCAGTTGTGTTGCCTaaatttgaagaaagtaaaagCATAACAGAAGGGTTACTGACACAAAAGGAGTACGAAGAAGTTGTGGTGAAACGCCTCAGAGCCACAACAGCTGCCTCGTGA